A genomic segment from Deinococcus sp. YIM 77859 encodes:
- a CDS encoding carbohydrate ABC transporter permease encodes MTTTPTSSRPAVRRSRGLHASRVRVALLLLVPMLLVLAAVAGYPLLRTIYLSFTEYNILQDPAPRWIGLGNYWYTTEEGVGLGVLQIPEWWQAVWNTVKFTVGSVLLETVLGLAFALIINSKIKGRGLLRTAILVPWAIPTVVSAQMWNWMYNDSFGIISQWGQSLGLLETGQSFLSNPDTALAALIAVDVWKTTPFMALLLLAGLQTIPSDMYEAADVDGASPWTQFWRLTLPLLTPALLVALIFRTLDALRVFDMPYIVKGNAPETITMSIYARQELILNSQFGFGSAISVLIFLIIMVFTAIYVTSLRVKFD; translated from the coding sequence ATGACCACCACCCCCACCTCGTCTCGCCCGGCCGTTCGGCGTAGCCGTGGCCTGCACGCCAGCCGCGTGCGCGTCGCCCTGCTGCTGCTGGTGCCCATGCTGCTCGTGCTGGCTGCGGTCGCCGGCTACCCGCTGCTGCGCACCATCTATCTCTCCTTTACCGAGTACAACATCTTGCAAGACCCTGCGCCAAGGTGGATCGGGCTGGGCAACTACTGGTACACCACCGAAGAGGGCGTCGGTTTGGGCGTCCTTCAGATTCCCGAGTGGTGGCAAGCGGTGTGGAACACCGTGAAGTTTACGGTCGGCAGCGTTCTGCTCGAGACGGTCCTGGGGCTGGCCTTTGCCCTGATCATCAACTCCAAGATCAAGGGTCGCGGTCTCCTGCGAACGGCGATCCTGGTGCCCTGGGCGATTCCCACTGTGGTGAGCGCCCAGATGTGGAACTGGATGTACAACGATTCTTTCGGCATCATCTCGCAGTGGGGCCAAAGCCTGGGCCTGCTGGAAACCGGGCAATCCTTTCTGAGTAACCCCGACACGGCGCTTGCTGCCCTGATCGCGGTGGACGTGTGGAAGACCACGCCCTTCATGGCGCTGCTGCTGCTCGCGGGACTTCAGACCATCCCCAGCGATATGTATGAGGCTGCCGATGTGGACGGCGCCTCGCCCTGGACGCAGTTCTGGCGGCTGACGCTGCCGCTGCTCACGCCTGCGCTGCTGGTCGCGCTGATCTTTCGTACGCTGGACGCCTTGCGCGTCTTTGACATGCCCTACATCGTGAAGGGGAATGCCCCCGAAACGATCACCATGAGCATCTATGCTCGGCAGGAACTCATTCTGAATTCGCAGTTCGGGTTCGGCAGCGCGATCAGCGTTCTCATTTTCCTGATCATCATGGTGTTCACGGCCATCTACGTCACCAGCCTGCGCGTGAAGTTCGACTGA
- a CDS encoding carbohydrate ABC transporter permease: MNSKNPTVRILTLIAFWVVALIVLFYVLFPFYWAIKTSLTGPARLSSEALQWFPTVPTWQNFRDVFAGQPFGRNLLNSVVVATGTVILSLLLSALAAYALGKFRFQGKTILMYIILAVSVFPQIAVLSGLYTMIRTFDLYNTWGGLILSYMIFTLPFTVWTLTAFVREIPTELEEAAYVDGASPLQTLFRVLLPVMTPALVTTGLLAFINAWNEYLFALTFTSDNTARTVPVSIANFSGATQYENPFGQIMAASVIVTVPLIVLVLVFQRNIVSGLTAGAVKG, translated from the coding sequence ATGAACTCCAAGAATCCAACGGTTCGCATCCTCACGCTGATCGCCTTTTGGGTGGTCGCGCTGATCGTCCTCTTTTACGTGCTGTTCCCCTTCTACTGGGCCATCAAGACCAGCCTCACCGGACCGGCGCGGCTCTCCAGCGAGGCCCTCCAGTGGTTTCCCACCGTGCCCACCTGGCAGAACTTCCGCGACGTCTTTGCGGGTCAGCCCTTCGGGCGCAACCTGCTGAACAGCGTCGTTGTCGCAACCGGCACGGTGATCCTCAGCCTGCTGCTCTCGGCACTCGCCGCCTACGCGCTGGGCAAGTTCCGCTTTCAGGGCAAGACCATCCTGATGTACATCATTCTCGCCGTGAGCGTGTTTCCGCAGATCGCGGTGCTGTCGGGCCTGTACACCATGATCCGCACCTTCGACCTGTACAACACCTGGGGCGGCCTGATTCTGTCGTACATGATCTTTACCCTGCCCTTTACAGTCTGGACGCTGACCGCCTTTGTGCGTGAGATTCCCACCGAGTTGGAGGAAGCCGCCTACGTAGACGGCGCGTCGCCGCTCCAGACCCTCTTTCGCGTGCTGCTGCCGGTGATGACGCCCGCCCTGGTCACGACCGGCCTGCTGGCCTTTATCAATGCCTGGAACGAGTACCTGTTCGCGCTCACCTTCACGTCCGACAACACGGCGAGGACCGTGCCGGTCTCCATCGCCAACTTCAGCGGCGCGACCCAGTACGAGAATCCCTTTGGGCAGATCATGGCGGCCAGCGTGATCGTGACCGTTCCGCTGATCGTGCTCGTGCTGGTGTTTCAGCGCAATATCGTTTCCGGCCTCACAGCGGGAGCCGTCAAGGGCTGA